The region caagactacttacctattaaataaataaatggacatgaaacattgatttaagttgaaaatattttattagcttacttttaGAGATCGCACAATGATCCGAAAAACAGGAAAGATGACCCGCAATCATAGATATCGACTTCTAGATGGTGCTAGAATCAGAATTTAGTACTCTAGAGCGCCATGTAATAATATGTGATAACATTcggttgactgtacattatcctaaCAAAAATTACAAAGAAATCATTGAATGGGCAGAGACATTACACAACTACGACTCATAAAAGTATTAGACAACTGATTTATTGaagcatttaatttttaaattgctGGCAATTGTGCACTTCAttatgtgccacacattctcaaatgGAGACAGGTCAAGACTGCAGGCAGACTCATGTAGCACCCGCgttctctgcttacacagccatgcacttgtaatctgggcagtatgatGTTTGTCgttgttctgctggaaaatgcagggacatccctggaaacgAATGTCTGAATGGCAGCATATGCTGCTCCACAAAgtgtacatatctttctgcattaatgatgccctcacagatgtgcaagttactcatgccatgggcactgacacacccccataccatgacagacactggcttttggacctgacactgataacagcttggatggtccttttcctctttcgCCCAGAGAACAAAACCACtctttgaaatgtggactcgccAGGCACACaatacagttccactgttctactttaatctcagatgagaccgagcccagagaagtcgccagcgcttctggacagtgttgatgtatggcttctcctttgcatagtaaagacttaacttgcatctgtagtTGCAGCGGCGAATAGTATTGACTGAGTATTCCCAAGCGCATGTCATgacatccattacagatgaactacattttttaagacagtgacatctgagggatcagagatcacgcacatttaGAAGTGGTTTACggccttgccctttacacactgagatttgaccTAATTCCTTGAAtcctttaactatattgtgcactatagagggtgaaatgcccaaaatgtttccaatttgtctttggggaatgTTGATCTCAAAacgctggattatttgctgatgaTCTGTtgacaaattgacaagtctcggatgatccttgctcttgaaggacttggCTTTTTGAGGCTCCTTACATACTttaacacgattgcctcacctgtttaacatcacgTTTCACATCACCTTCTTATTTCAACACAGCAGATTGTCAATTGTCCTAAATTGCCCGTCCCAACCTATTTGGTTAATTGCCCTATAATTATCCTATATCTTCAGCATGTTTCTTTTGATGAGCATTAAAACTCGTTAAATAAGCAAATCTCTCCCAGCAGATAGAGCagctgtaaggtttctctcctgtaTGCACTCTCTGATGGGTTTTCATGACATCTTGGTAGGCAAATGTTTTGTCACACAGAGTGCAATTGTAAAGTCTTTCTCCAGTATGTGTCTTCTGGTGCTTTACAAATGAGTCGTGTCgactgaaactcttcccacaatCGCAGTTATAAGGCTTTTCTCCCGTGTGCACTCTCTGATGAATGCTCAACTTACCTGAAGTATAAAACCTCATTCCACAGTGAGAGCAgaggtaaggtttctctccagtgtgcatTCTCTCATGGACTATCTGATCAGATCTTTGAAGGAAACGTTTATCACAGTATGAACATTGAAAGTGTTTCTCTTCAGAGTGTATTTTCTGATGTGACTTTAGAGTATCTATTCGTGTAAATGTTTTCCCACATTCACTGCACTGATACGGCCTCTCTTTGGTGTGCACACGGACATGTGTCTTCAGATGAGGCTTGTGGTTGAATCTcttctcacagtgaggacacttgtatggtttctctcctgtGTGTGTCCTCTCATGAGCAACAAGAACTCCTTTAGttctaaaacacttgtcacaCTCACTGCATTGAAAAGGCTTTTCACCACTGTGTGTCTTCACGTGAGCCTTTAGAACAGAATGAATAAAGAAAACCTTCCCGCACTGATCGCAGCAGAACTCCTTTTCTCTCTGGACCTCTTTCTTTACACTCTGGATTTCCTTCTTTACTCTGTGCACTTCTGAATGAAGTTTCTTCTCCTTTAATGTAGAAAAGCTGCTCCCACATCTCCTGCATTTGAAGAATTTCTGTTCTGTGTGTTTTCTCTCATGTCTCGCTAAATGTCCCTTTGAGCTAAATGTCTTCTGACAGGTGATGCAGGAAAGACTCTGTGCTGACAGACACTCTTTTGATGTAGAAGTCATTTCTCCATCTGAACATGAACCACTGTTAGCATCTAAAAGGAAAATGACAGTAAAAGATAATTTTCATACAAACTATTtataataatcattataaaaaaataggGGTTTTAGAAAGTGTTTAAAGACCAAAGCTAGAAATGTAGATGGTTAACCAATTAACCAGCATTAATAATTAGTTCGACTAATCCTATCGATTAAAAATTAACCAAGAGGCTTATTAAAGAAACAACAGAGAGGTAATTTCATTTCATGGGGTTATGTACACACGAGGGCACTGTTAACATGTAAAGTCTTCCTCTCAATCTGAATGACAAGGAAATAAAAAATTGGCCACATGTGATGGAACATAATGAAGAGCCTCATCATCACTGCCTTTAAAAACTGAGAGTACCTCTCCTCGGGAGACTGGCATCTTCATAGGTCCAGGAACAGTGCGGGCAGGGTCTGGCGTGAGTTAGATGCGTCACCGGACCTGCACCCTGGACCCCCGGTGCGAATTAGGTGCGATGCCGGGGGACTGGAGCACGCATCGCGGTTGACGGGCAGGATGCCGGACGGCTTCGAAGAAGCCGCCTCCCCTTCTGCCCTGGACCAAGGAGGGGGTACACGTTGTGGCCGCCAGACAATGGCCATTACACCTGAACCTTAACCCCTCTGCACTACCTTCCATCACATTGCCCCATGCACCACAAGGACTCCTGATTCTCCtttgttttggacacttttcCCTTTAGCCACTTTATTCCCCCTTTTCTGTTATTATTTCAAATACACgcctctccgaggcctgacgccacacccGCTGTGTTTGTCTCTTGCTTACCCCGCCACAATATatatgttcatttttctaaacaaAATAATTAGGATTGCCCAGCAGCACATTTTGTGGGTAGGCAGGCTGTTTTTATTCTTCCACTGATAAACTGCCAAAAGTTATCACCTCGATAGTTAATTTGACATGCAAGCGATCCATTCAAAATAAGTTTGTTACAAAATATTAGGAAATTTATGGTTGTTTATTCAAATGTTGATGTAATAACTAAATTGCTAAATATGCACATCTGTCATGAGAGCCTGTTTTGTGTCAGCCATTATAGAGCTTTGTCATGCCTGTTTGGTCACTTGTTTGATTCATGGTTTATCGGTTAAccggttattaactggttaataCTGGCAGTTAGTCGATTAAAAGAAATTGCCAAAATTTGCAgtccaaaacaagacaaaactctTAGCGTGGACGGAGGAGTAAGAACAACTGAAAAATGCTATGTCTGAACATTGTTGCATTAGATCAGGGTTGCATTGAGGGAGATATTGTCCTCCATTTTATGAACGAAATGTTAAACAGACCAACATTAATTTCTCACCTTTTAGCAAAATCAGCCGTCCTCGCATACGCTTTACACGGATCCACTCATCTCCGCACACGGACCATTACCACCCGTTCATCCCCATGAACTCTCTCtaccaacactttttttttttctcccctttactTCCCAATTTGGCATACCCAATTCCTAATGCACTAAGTCCTTGTGGCGGCATAGtgactccgggtggcggaggacgaatctcagttgcctccgcgtctgagacgtcaatctacGCATCttctcacgtggcttgttgagcgtgttaccgtggagacacagcacatgtggaggcttcacgctattctccgcggcatccacgcacaactcaccacgtgccccaccgagagcgagaaccacattatagtgaccacgaggaggttaccctatgtgactctaccctcccaggcaaccgggccaatttggttccttaggagacctggctggagtcactcagcgcgccatggattcaaactcgtgactccagtcagcgtctttacttgctgagctacccaggcccccctctaccaacactcttaaaaataaaggttctttatcagcatgtataggccctttcccacttaCAGTCCTGGTTCTTTTCCCTAAGTAACTTTTTAGATAAGAACTTTTAAGAGGAACGGGACACCCATGGAGACCTATCCCCTGTTGCATTCACACTCAGAAGTAACCccgtagtgacgtcatctagtatcgaccatttttcttGTGACGTTATTTGCACGAGCGAtccaatagcaacaacaacatcaacaccaCCAACGGAGAACGCTGGGattggagctacacttttgtttgtttagggctgttttatacgCACTGCAGCTGCATCGGAAAACGTAGGCAGtggcctaatcagttaatggtttaaacaacagcaGTTTTGGATGAAAGGAACTCATGGAAAGTAagaaaactggtctctgaacagactgagcactttatttcatcctacctccttatacagcctccgaagacTGCATTTTCTAGTCTTGAGGACAAAGCCAGTGTCATCAGGTAAGAGTTTAAACTTGCCGCGTGTGGTGTCCCTGAAGCCGGAGTGAAAGATGAAACGGCAAAAGCGCTCTTTAACCACGCAGCACATAATGAAATTAAGTGGACAACGTGTTAAAAGTGCACTATAAACCTCTTTATCGaaacaatattttacaataaaagccTTTATAACTCAACATAacttactgtactgaaatactcactcactgACTTAAAgtcgtcttgatgcaagttaacaatgcagtaacaggcacgcaatacttccctcacgtaaactagatttaatgatGGTTTCGTGCATAATAAAGTTCAACTACAAACtctcaataaacatctgattatttatatccgtcatcccaggaaaaatctgatgtagtaatccagaaatcactttattttctgtatagtcccACAGTAtagatgcgatgaaaactcaaactGTGTCTCCTgataaagtcacacacacacacacacacacacacacacacacacacactcatacatatatGTAAAACGGGTACTTTTCTTTGGAGACtttgtttgttatatgttatttctgttaagggaattgtaaaattagtgcaATACTCTGAGTAGCAGGATAGCAGCTAGTTTGTTTACTATGGTGACTGTGGACCTCCCTCTCCTTTCTCAGTGCAGGTTTTTAatcaatcacaggctgcagcacctcccacagtgctacagtccctatatgccccaaaagtacctaccccagtgtaggagctaaaaatgtcccctaaaataGCTTCAAGGACCTACAGTCCCTTAGGTGCGAAAATTAAGTAAAACAGGCTTTAGTACCAACAGGGAACCTTCCCATTGCACTAAAAGGTCCTTTGTGGTGGAAAAAGGTTCTTCAAAATGGTTCTTTAAAGAACCTTTCACTGCAAGGTTCTTTGGAGAACAAAAAATGGTACATCTATGGCAACGCTGCGAAAAACCCTTATTGATTGAAGCCCCTTTGTGGTAAATACACATAACCTTGTGTGTTCACCTTGTTCAAATCACCAGAGTCATGTATAGCATGTGATAAATACCGTTCATTAAACAATCAACTATTTAACTTGTTTCTCTATTTAAATGGtttggttttcatttttgggtgaactattcctttgctTAAAGACTATTTTAACAGAAGGGGAAACGTACCTGAAGGAAgaaaatcatcatcatcactgtCATGTTGAATAACatcctcatcatcttcatcatgaTCATGTTGAATAACATCCTCAACATCATGATCACGTTGAATAACATCATCTTCATCGTGATCATCATGTTGaataacatcatcatcatcatcatcaacttCATCGTGATCATCATGTtgaatatcatcatcatcatcttcatcgtgatcatcatgttgttcctctgctgtggtttctcctctcatctccatcaggttcctgcagtccagcagcttcactgaacacatcttcaatggtatctgcagcatctgctgttctccagcgttacagacagaagccagagactctgtggaggtttgatcaccctgattactgtcacacacactctcctgagtGTCAGTATAACAGAGTAAAGTGAGGCTGAGCtctgagtcctgtgtgtctctggatctctgttcagatcTCTGATCTCTGacgctccacactgaatcctgacattctgtggaggtcccatcagtcacacacactgaagattgacaggaaaccttctccagctcctgacaaacacaacacaatcactgtACTGACTCATCTGGACTCTTGATATATTTAACAGCTGTACAAACCTCTCCGTTCAGTGGATCTCCTCTTTCCCTCAGCTTTGCCTCCAGTAACgccacctctttcttcagctgagagatttctgtcatcaaatcatcaatatccagcatggacagatcagttcctactgatttacagcacATCAAATCCACCTGCAAACTCATCTTCAACATCTCAACACAAAAACTCAATAAGACtcctgaaacaggatatttaaagCTCTTgtcaaaacaaagagaaaacgTTTGGTTTGCTGTCATGAAAGAGAGGAAATCATCAAGAATAGAAACAGATAAGTGACATAAATGTATGAAAGACGCAGCAGCTGAACATCTAAACAAACTGTGAGTTCTTCTTTCTTTGTTTAGTGAGTTTACCGGCGGACTAAAGAGCTTCATACCGACTCCTGCTGGACTGGAGACACAACACAATCAACACTAGATTCAGCAGGAGGATCTCAGAAACATCTTGTGATTATTGACATGTAAAAAGTCAAACATTGAGTAGTTAGAGATGCTGTAATCCACTCAAAACTGCTAAAGCACCATAGTTTTAGTCTAAAGCACAAGGAACAGTTTATTTTCATTGTCATAGtgctattaaaaacaaaaaggactgATTTGTAAATCATATTCATCCTATGCTACACTGAAAGCACTGCAACAGTTTTGtactgtgaatttaattgtttttataaatatacacttatttcaaatcagatgattgcaaaatGCCTAAAGAATTTGGGAAatttgagtgtttaccactgtgtaactaACATTTTTTCCTAATAGCACTTAAGCGTTTGAActgtcagcaaaaaaaaaaaaaaacttttctccaTTCAGCCATTATATCAAGGTCTATAGCTGTAcaacatcaccttgttatttcaagtccataattgcccctgtctcaactgtGGAACATGTTGCAATTATCTTgggacatttgcacagtactgtgtctatctatattcacagcgcttcactttttccacattttgttatgttacagccttattccaaaatggattaaattattttcctcaattccaCAAacaaataccccataatgacaacatgaaagaagtttgaaatctttgcaaatttattaaaaaaaaaaaaaaaacccaacacaccacacacgtacataagtattcacagcctttgctcaatactttgttgaagcacctttggcaccaattacagcctcaagtctttctgagtatgatgctacaagcttggcacacctatttttgggcagtttctcccattcttctttgcaggacctctcaagctccatcaggttggatggggagtgtcggtgcacaaccattttcagatctctccagatatgttcaattgggttcaagtctgggctctggctgggccactcaaggacattcacagagttgtcccggagccactcctttgttatcttggctgtgtgcttagggtcgttgtcctgttggaagatgaaccttcaccccaatAAATCCAGAGCGctttggagcaggttttcatcaaggatgtctctgtacattgctacattcatctttccctcgatcctgactagtctcccagttcctgccactgaaaaacatccccacagcatgatgctgccaccaccatgcttcactgtagggatggtattggccaggtgatgagcggtgcctggtttcctctagacatgacgcttgccattcaggccaaagagttcaatctttgtttctcatggtctgagagtccttcaggtgctttttgtaaactccaggcgggctgtcatgtgccttttactgaggagtggcttcggtctggccactctaccatacaggcctgattggtggagtgctgcagagatggttgttcttctggaaggttctcctctctccacagagaaacgctggagctctgtcagagtgaccatcaggttcttggtcacctccctaagtcccttctccccgatcgctcagtttggccgggcggccagctctaggaagagtcctggtgattccaaacttcttccatttacggatgatggaggccactgtgctcattgggaccttcaatgctgcagaaatttttctgtacccttccccagatctgtgcctcgatacaatcctgtctcggaggtctacagacaattccttggacttcatggcttggtttgtgctctgacatgcactgttaactgtgggaccttatatagacaggtgtgtgcctttccaaatcatgtccaatcaactgaatttaccacaggtggactccaatcaagttgtagaaacatctcaaggatgatcagtggaaacaggatgcacctgagctcaattttgagtgtcatggcaaaggctgtgaatacttatgtacatgtgatttttttcaatcttttttttatttttatataaatttgcaaagatttcaaacaaacttctttcatgttgtcattatggggtattgtttgtagaattttgaggaaaataatgaatttaatccattttggaataaggctgtaacataacaaaatgtggaaaaagtgaagcgctgtgaatactttccggatgcactgtaaacagaactgtgcaaaagttttaggcacttgtgaaaaatgttgcatagtgaggatgtcttcaaaaacaatgccataaaaagttttcattgatcaattaatgtcatacaaagtccagtaaacataaaaaatttgttgtttaatttggtgtgaccacttttgcctttaaaacagcaccaattctcctagatacacctggacacagtttttcttggttgttggctgataggatgttccaaacttcttggatatttccccacagttcttctatctatttcggctgtctcaattgcttctgtctctttatgtaatctcaaactgactcgatgttcagtggggggctctgtgggggccatgacttctgttgcagggctccctgttcttctattctattctattctatttgcaaaagtaatgtttgggagtctaaaatgtatatttcttaatgacacactaaagctgaaaatataaataaccatcttaagacaaaagtttttgtgaaacatcttatgtgcataaaacttttgcacattactgtgtatatatatatatttatataaaatacacaGTAATTGGGGGTTATTTATATAAACAGACAACTGATTGCCGTTATTGATATTACTAACATTTCTACTTAtaaatttattttgttaatgAAACCATTTTAAGCAGTACTAGAAGCCCTGTTGTGTCAAGTCAAGCTTTTTATTGACATTAAACAAGTTCAACAAGATTCGTTCTCCTATTTCTTAGTGAGTGAAGAAATCTTAAATTTGGGAACCTCTGGATTACAACATCCATGTTAACATGGACATATAAATCAACATATGAATCCTCAGCCAAATCACATGTCTcccctcttaaattgataagtgtactacaatacaaacattaatagtagataaaacacttgaatatttatattaaaatatactggtggtttgttaacctcctgagacccccgcatgactgctgtgtgcaaatagttttcctaaaaatcaaTCTCCAgctatgtggacagcaggactaagttgtgaaattttaagtaataccaagatATAGAAagttatatttttttcatcaagtagtttgtgtccaggagtgttgattattcatgtttttgagacgttatagacattacagctgattttctaacAAGTtgaattaattctgattcaaagtaatgtccagcatcatccaatcactgtcaaccatgttaaaataaaatgatacattataaattctgaatctatgtactgattatcattgtctcatgtctgtcagttgttgagtgatccaaacatcatctgcagcctgaaactgacctgatgttagaagtgaatgcactaagctgcatagagagctataggatgcacccttgctccccattttgtttttgtaattaaaatgttttattgattcatatatacacCACAAAGAAAAGCCCAACACATATACAGCGAATCAACATTTCAGATTCcaaccccactaatatccctacccattcaccaaccccaccctgacccctaatgcacacccctgtggtcccacataacacacaaccaaaaaaaaataagaaaatataataaacatacataattaaactaaactacactctccacatcccctccccgagagtccccccaaaaaactaaaaaaatgccccatttcttaacaaataagtcccaaaaccccagccttctacttaccacttcctcaaaagcagccaccctccccattccccactccactctcatataggtcaccgagtatccactctgaccagcagaaagggggcctttcaatacataatttagagttcagccatatgctcgaggcaacatttaaataaatgtccgaattaaacacccttgctccctatttagtgaatgacttaacctccagtgtgctgtctgtcggcactggtctcagaacagtttgaaatgcaccttattttcatcctaactccgtatacaacctctgaaagacacattttccagcTTTAGGATACGTCCACTGATTCTCAATAATGCACAGTGATTGTAGGATTTCTTTGGAAAGTATccctgtgtttaacagcgtgccgtttcacaATAGATCGATGcagtttttaaaatggcatatcggatgaaactagagactctactcttttgattCAAACAGGTTTGAATGTGAAAACTTAAgttggtttcttaccagatgtagttatgTTACCGTTTCTCTGAAAGACAAACTCGGCTGAGATTtgacaccatgttgttttgtcacacgaCTCTGTGCGCTGAAAGTTTAACTCTTTCATGACAGCCtggagtctcctgaactgagatcagttggtttaaaaaaaaaaaaaaaaattaagcttgcatatagcgaagccaaaacataatgtccatgcatgtggatgcggggtctcACGAGattaaagcactttgagtgtagacAGAGATTATTTAAATGGACTTTGAGCATGGATGTCGGTGAAATGCATTCATTCAAAATGTGTAAGTAAGTGTATAGTTTATCatcctcaaagcaagtaatattttggTTATCAATTaacaatatcaacatgaaaacagaCTGTTATGACTCCAGCACTGAACATCTCTGAGTGATACTTTCAGGCATGCAATGTCCAAGTAAGCTCACGAGATTCATCTGCGCATTAAGCAGGGGCGAAACACAactcacgtaaagtgttcttctgcaaaacTGCTTGTAATGTTACGTTTCAACTACAGATGTCACTAGAGCGCACAAAGATCTGCAGTACAGCTTTAACTAATGcaaggctccagactgcgactaaaatggtggcaaatgcgaccaaaaatgattgtgacaattatttaaaatctagtcgccattggcagCAGTCGGGTTGTGAACACTCATATGCAGTTTCATCAGACACCATCTTCTGAGTTATTGAATGCATCCTTAGAGCAcgcaccaccagtgtgtctcgcgtcacttttcacccgttctgtttctgacaagcttgctgcaccgcacgcaacaaaaAACCCAAcacgagagagtcgtgaacaaatgactcttttgaaccggatctttttaatgaatcacccgaaaagaactgagggtttgaactcaggagctcaggttagcagtttgaatcagattcattttctcagcgaatcagccgtcagtgaactcacaactgggagtgcagacatttcaaaataagagtcccatgtgtatttcgggcttgtttataattaaaagtcctgtattgtctaccagtttttttcttcttctggtaattattgattgggattggagtagcacgataaactacatctgggattttattcaatttgcactcttgtagtctctgtgtctgggtcacagtaaagaaagactaaggcaatactgtaaaacaatttaaatatatatatatacacgagatcaagcttttgacactaaggacaattgagggacttgtacacaactattacacaaggcgcaaacattcattgatgctcaagaagacaacacactactatatgcatactctatgtaaatatctgtaaagtagattctgaagggcagtactaaataaaaaaatcttttatctcttatatttgtataaattatgaaaggggtgtgaacatttatgagacaaaaggggatgcaaacttatcttctcaaccatatatactgtttattaaacctcagattaattgTTTATCAGCggtcttccttttcttcggcttcctatcttgtcttttttttttctccccttgtctccccaatttggcatgcccaattcccaatgcaatctaagtcctcgtggtggtgtcgtgactcacctcaatccgggtggcagaggatgaatctcagttgcctccgcgcctgagacagtcaatccgcgcatc is a window of Myxocyprinus asiaticus isolate MX2 ecotype Aquarium Trade chromosome 8, UBuf_Myxa_2, whole genome shotgun sequence DNA encoding:
- the LOC127444648 gene encoding zinc finger protein 25-like isoform X1: MKLFSPPVNSLNKERRTHSLFRCSAAASFIHLCHLSVSILDDFLSFMTANQTFSLCFDKSFKYPVSGVLLSFCVEMLKMSLQVDLMCCKSVGTDLSMLDIDDLMTEISQLKKEVALLEAKLRERGDPLNGEELEKVSCQSSVCVTDGTSTECQDSVWSVRDQRSEQRSRDTQDSELSLTLLCYTDTQESVCDSNQGDQTSTESLASVCNAGEQQMLQIPLKMCSVKLLDCRNLMEMRGETTAEEQHDDHDEDDDDDIQHDDHDEVDDDDDDVIQHDDHDEDDVIQRDHDVEDVIQHDHDEDDEDVIQHDSDDDDFLPSDANSGSCSDGEMTSTSKECLSAQSLSCITCQKTFSSKGHLARHERKHTEQKFFKCRRCGSSFSTLKEKKLHSEVHRVKKEIQSVKKEVQREKEFCCDQCGKVFFIHSVLKAHVKTHSGEKPFQCSECDKCFRTKGVLVAHERTHTGEKPYKCPHCEKRFNHKPHLKTHVRVHTKERPYQCSECGKTFTRIDTLKSHQKIHSEEKHFQCSYCDKRFLQRSDQIVHERMHTGEKPYLCSHCGMRFYTSGKLSIHQRVHTGEKPYNCDCGKSFSRHDSFVKHQKTHTGERLYNCTLCDKTFAYQDVMKTHQRVHTGEKPYSCSICWERFAYLTSFNAHQKKHAEDIG
- the LOC127444648 gene encoding zinc finger protein 25-like isoform X2; amino-acid sequence: MKLFSPPVNSLNKERRTHSLFRCSAAASFIHLCHLSVSILDDFLSFMTANQTFSLCFDKSFKYPVSGVLLSFCVEMLKMSLQVDLMCCKSVGTDLSMLDIDDLMTEISQLKKEVALLEAKLRERGDPLNGEELEKVSCQSSVCVTDGTSTECQDSVWSVRDQRSEQRSRDTQDSELSLTLLCYTDTQESVCDSNQGDQTSTESLASVCNAGEQQMLQIPLKMCSVKLLDCRNLMEMRGETTAEEQHDDHDEDDDDDIQHDDHDEVDDDDDDVIQHDDHDEDDVIQRDHDVEDVIQHDHDEDDEDVIQHDSDDDDFLPSDANSGSCSDGEMTSTSKECLSAQSLSCITCQKTFSSKGHLARHERKHTEQKFFKCRRCGSSFSTLKEKKLHSEVHRVKKEIQSVKKEVQREKEFCCDQCGKVFFIHSVLKAHVKTHSGEKPFQCSECDKCFRTKGVLVAHERTHTGEKPYKCPHCEKRFNHKPHLKTHVRVHTKERPYQCSECGKTFTRIDTLKSHQKIHSEEKHFQCSYCDKRFLQRSDQIVHERMHTGEKPYLCSHCGMRFYTSGKLSIHQRVHTGEKPYNCDCGKSFSRHDSFVKHQKTHTGERLYNCTLCDKTFAYQDVMKTHQRVHTGEKPYSCSICWERFAYLTSFNAHQKKHAEDIG